The stretch of DNA TTAGATCTGAGCAGGAAACAAACAGGTGCTCTAAAActgacacaagcacacactgtatgtacagtTTCCCCTCTACTGTGACTTACGAGGCCTGAAAGAGGAAAACCCTCCAATCGGCCGTCTGCAAACGGAAGACGTGCGGCTTCTTGGTGTAGTCGGCTGCCTGCTCGGCCACAGAGTGGTGCACACTCACCACCTCCTCATAAGTTGGCTGATCCCTCCTGTAatcatcctgacacacacacacacacacacacacacacacacacacacacacacacacacacacacacacacacacacacacacacacacacacacacacacacacacacacacacacacacacacacacacacgggaaatGACAGAAACGTAATTATAACggacacaaaaatacatacaaaaggATTTTCACGTGATAAAACCTGGAGCTGAGTTACTGACCTTCTGTAAGTAAAGAACCATTCCCCTCAGGACTCCGTAGAAAGTCTTCCAGCCTCTTTTCCCCCACGGAGCTGCAACACAGAAACGTTCAGACACAGGTACTAATAACACATCAAAGCCCgccacaataaaacacaaagaaaggaTCAAAATATAGTCCATCGTTATGTTGATGCCGAAGCTTTTTATTGGACAGTGTCCAAGAGAATCCTCAATCACTTGAGAGTTTGTACAATCGTGATTATCACTTTGACTCGTATACtgtcaaacattaaaacactttACAGGATGGGCACCATTTAGAATAAATCATGTTAATCAAACAAACTCAAATTCAATATTAACTATTCCAAAATTAAACGTAGGTTTAAATAAGTAAAACTaagtttattttctcttttcaaaataaaagtttgggCAAAATCATAACTGTACCCAAGATAATAGAAAATAGATATTTTCTTGACAAATCCTCCATCACAGGGATCAAACTTCAACGCACACAGCAATCCCCACCTGACACAGGATCTACTCTTGATGTTCTCTTATGTACCAGACGGTCCGAGTTTACCTTTAAAAATCAACCTCAGAGGCAACATGAGCCGGACTCACTGCGTTTGCCGTCAATGTCTGCGTGGAGCTTCCTCTGGAGGAATCCTTCTTTGACCACCGGGGCCTTTTTGTCATGAGGAACATCCTGGAAGGGGTTGGCTTTTAAATGCAACGGTGCCGTGTCTCCTGAATCCTCTTCCGGCAACACAGAGCTCTTCAACTCCTCCTCGTCACTTCAACACACAGGGGGAGAGGTTATTACGTTTGAAAGTAGAACGTTATGTGAGACACAGGAACACTCGACGAGAGGAAACAGATGACGTCGACTGTCCACTTACATGGCCCATTCCAGCGGCTCGCTCTTGATGGAATTATAAAGACTCTAAAATGTagacggagaagaaaaactcaaatgacattttcatcCACAGGGACTTGACGTTGCTttgataaaatgtgttttcagccAACTTCAATAAAGTCATTACTTTCAGGAGATCCTTGCTGAAGTTTTCACCTTCACTCATCCCATCCAGGTTGGACACGAACTTCGAGGAGGACATGGATTTTCCGGCATGCTGTCGACACGCGCAGGACACGTGAATCAGAAAAACAGTtacatgtcaattttttttacaatttcttttACGGACATAAATGTCTCACCTGCCCGTGCAAGTCAGTGTTGAGAAGCATTAATGCACACGTCAGAGCCAACGTGGCACCtgaggatataaaaaaaacaagtgataATGACACATGAATCTCTCACAGTGTGTGAGTACACGCTGCTGCATCTCATCATGACTCTAAAGTAAACAAGTCTctcacctgaggaggagaaggcgtCGGGGTTGCACTGGTGAAAGCGGTAGGCGAAATGCTGCAGCACACGCTCCCTCTCCTGGCTCTCTCCTATCAGCACCACCACTCTCAGAAAAGACctgagagcgagcgagagacgCCGAGAGGGAGTAAGGTTTACAAGGTGTTTTATGAGTTTTGTCAAGAGATATGTCATTGCATGCAGGCGAAGCTCTACGTCGGTGATTCTCACCTCAGGGCTTGATCCAGAGTTTGCCCGGTGAAGTCAAAGAGTTTGAGGTATTCCTCTCCGACGGCGTGACTGAAGTCATTACTGagcaaagtgaagaaaaaaactgtatgaGCGTTATCGTGAAATGTCAGAATCCATTTTATAATCACCTGAATaagtatttattgttttaatcgCCTAACGGGACAACATTCTTTAAAAAGAGCTTTTAAGCTAAActggaagaaaaggaggaaaatgtggTTGTGGACAAAAAGGCATCATGTGACTTCTTGAATATGATGCCTGTAGGCATGTAGAGGAAGTCTGTGACCGTTTCACGCAActcaaaaaagtaatttaataaataatttaaataaacttGTAATAAATAGATACCTCACACTTTTATGGTGACCATATGATGACGTCACACACTTATTTTGGATTATTTGTCTAGTGAGCAAACACAGTTTCCATTCATTAACTGATGCTACATTGATATACAATATTAAAAGCCAGTTTTAAATCTGCACGTGTTTTTCAGCGATGCAGCAGAAAATCTTCTGCGGCCAGTTGTGGCTTTAGATGCAGTGCTCCTATCGCCGTCACCTTTCATTCATGAACAAAGAAATATCGGGAAAAAATTGAAAGCGTGCACTCACTCTTTATCCAAGTGCTTCACCACATCCACACGTTGGATCCCGTCCAACTTAAACAGCTGTTCAGCGAGGCGGCTTGCCATCTCTCTGTCCACCTCACCTCCATTCAAATGAGGCACGGCTGTCTCGGGACGCTGGCGTTGCTCTCCGGTCGCCATAACCGTGTGTACATTCCCATCCTCTGAGCCTCTTGGTTCTTCATCCTGATGTGACGTCTCATCCACCGCGGCCACCTGCTCGAACTCAGCCTCAGCAGTCTGCTGTGTGAGCTCAGTCTCCGCAGACAGCTGCTCTCTTACTTCTGACTCATCTGAACTCTCCGACTGCACGAGCTGTTCGGAGAGCCTCGGCTCCGTCGGCCCTGCAACCTCGGGGTCTTCGGCTTCGACACAAACTGTCTGCTCTGACGGAGTAGACTCCTCTACCGTCTGCTCTGCGTTCTCAGGTTGGGCCGACTGTTTCGTCAGTTCTATCTCTGGTGACTCCTCCAGATGCTGTGACCGTCCCAGCAGGTCGGAGTGTTCCTGGATCGGCTCAGGATCTTGTTTCCAGCTCGTTTCCAGCTGCTCACACTCGGGTCGTTCAGGCTGTGGAGAAGTTGTCTGCCCACAATCTTGTTGCTCCAAAcaacttttctcctcctcttgtaATTTTTCTACCCCCTCTGCGTTTTCTGCCTCCTGTATTGTTGCTTCTTCATCGTCGTCGTCCACAGCCTCTGGCTGCTCAGGTTCCACGTCATGATCTACATCTTCACACATTTCTGGCTCTTCAGTCCAAACCGTGGGGTCTTCATGTGACGGTTCCAGTATCTCTTCAGTCGCCGAGTCCCAACTCTCCTCCACAAGCTCTGACCGTAGCAGATCAATTAGCTTATCTTGGTTCAGGGTTGGTCCAGTATCATCAGTTTGTAGTGGCTCTGCAGAAACCTCCCTACAAAGTATGGATGAAATACACAATGTAGTCAATGATAAACGTAATTAAAGCATTTACTTTTAgcacacacttcctgttccccttcCCACGATACTCACACATCACTCAGACAGCTCAAAGTCTTCGCCTCTTCACTGTCTTCGGCATAAAACGCGTCTGTCacactctgctcctcttcttcttcttcacctccctcctcgTGAACTTCTTCAGTCTCTCCACTGTTTGCTGAATTTTGCCTCTCCTCTGAGTGTCCCTGTCCAGTCAGCAGAACGCCGGGcccctcctgttcctcttcgaGTTCCGCCTCGTCTTCTGAACTCTCGCTCTCATCAATTGTATCGATCAAGTACACAGTTTCCACAGGAGCTGAGGTCACGTCTGAGTGTCCGTCGTCTTGTTCTGATTCTGTCCCGAGTGCGATTTCTGGAATATTTTTGCAGCTCAAAATCAAATTGACTACAATTAACAGTATTTAAAAAGGtagcaagaaaaataaagaacattGTGCAAAGGTGTTGCTCTGTGGTTCGTACCGTGAATGCTGTCAGGCAGCTCGTGTGTTgaaccttcctcttcctgtgtcgTCGGCTCTGGCACATCTGCGGCATCACATGGCTGGAAATTGCAACACAGACCATCATCGTGAGCATGAGCTGTGCGAGAAAGACTTGTGATCGCCAGTGGCTTTATAAGTAGGTAGCTGCGCTGCAAGCCTCATCTGACAGACACGATGTGCGATCTATCCCTCACACTTCTGCTCGGCCTACTACAGTGACGCAAACATGTGTATTTGAAGACATGAAGACACCACTTGGTGAGAGGGAAACGCAAGAGTGACGGGTTCATGATACAGGAAACTGTATCTAAAGGCGtgttcacagacacagaaattAATGAAAGCATTACACCTCTTTACattatctctatatatatatatatataaaaacaggaaattacCTCATAACCATTTCCTATCCCCTCAACATTTGAGTTTGGAAGCTGTGAATCAAACCCATCtggttcctctctctcctccttcatgaCAAGCTCGGAGCCGTCGTCCTCAGGTTGGCGAAGTGCCGGGGGAGCCGCGTCTAGACTCGTCACGCCACCAGAGTACAGCTCATTGGCCAGGCTCCTGTCGGTCACCAGCGAGGGCTTCTCTGCAAAGGGACCGGGCATGTCCCACTGCACGGTGGCGAAAGAGAGCGTAGCACTGGCACAGGTCATGGGACGAACCGGCCATATTATCTGCTCCCACTGCTCTGCCTCCTCGGGGGTCTCTCGTCCCGTGTCTGGGGACAGATTGAGGTCATCTGTCCCGTGTTCCGGGTTTATCTCCACCTCGGTCTCATCCAAAACAAAGGCCTCCTGTTCTCCATTGATGTACTGATGGTCTATACAGGTCCATGAGTCTTGCTCGGGCTGCTGAAGAACTGAATCTGTACTATGTAGCAGAGAGGAGCACAAGATTTCCTCCTCCATTAGCGTCTCTTTCAATTGCgtaggggtttttttttaggttttggTGTCTCCTTATCTTCTATACGAAGTTCGCGtggatgttcattttgtaaggCTGCACAAGTGTGAAACTCTGAGGCATGTTACAACCTCCAGTGAGTCCAAGCACAGATCtgtgggggagaaaagaaagaacccaataatgttaaaaaaataataataattcaaccaCCTCCCCCTAATCTTAAacagcacaggaaatgaatccCTTGAATTTTGGGTCAGACTCATTCGGCTCAAATAAAACCCCTGGTGTTGCACcataacagaaacaaaaaactgttctgTTAAAGTGATTCTTCCGTCAACTTTGTGAAtgccacatttaaaaataaaaactttttggggAACCTCCAGGTCTATGAGCTGTCAGACAGAAGGCCATTCATGGCAGTTCTCTATTTTTGGTTGAAGAGCGATAGTGATGATCAGATATGGTATGCCTTAGATATTTCTATTCATCTGTGAGAAAAAGAGtacatttaaaactaaaaagatcAGCATTCTAAATTAAATACAGTATCCTGACAAATATACTCCGCAGACTCACCACACAATCCAGTGTCCTTTTTATCCCATCCTGATCATTTGCCAAATATTCTCTGTATCTTGACACGGCATTGCACATGTACTGTGCAACAGACTTCCaagtgaaatgtctcaaaaGCTTGTTTGCACTTCCTgaccacagacagagagaccgaaagacaaagaggcagagagataaAAGTGCATGTGCgggtgtgtatgtgcgtgtgtgcgtgtgtgtgtggggattaAGAAGCGAGAGGCGGAGGGTGGGGTTGAGGGGTTGTCCTTCGTAAAGCAGTTTAACTGTCTGCTTAGCatgtttatcattttatcattgtGCTGCTCTGTGACCCTGGCTGATGGATAAACTACAGTCTAAACTTGTGGTCGCCACCCGTTGTCAACACAAACCAAGGGCATCTTTTCCCAGCAACAGCAAGTGAACAGTTGAAGCATCATTCATCAAATcgtattttgtttctgttctctaCTTCATTTTTAGGTTTGATCTcaacttcttcctctctctgtcacacatctTATTTTTTCTATTCACGTCATGCAGCCAACATCCGGGACAGACTTTGACCACAAATTTCCTGTGTGGGTGCTTATTTCTCAGTTCCTGTGAGGGTGCAACAAGTGCTTTGGTTAATGTACGAGAGCTAACCAAGATTAGGAAAGAGGATCATCTGCAaatgacacagaaacaaaatgagTGGAGATACAGAAAGTTTGCAAACTGAAAATTGTAGATGCGAAATTGTCTCTCATGATGATTTCAAGCGAGaaactgaaaattaaattatttggGGCATTCCAGCATAATTCAGTATACAGATGATGATCCCTTGTTTCACCTTATAACACAGTtaatcttctgtgtgtgtgtgtgtgtgtgtgtgtgtgtgtgtgtgtgtgtgtgtgtgtgtgtgtgtgtgatggtgtatTTAGCAGCGTTGTTGGGAACAAAAACTGTAGCTGTCTGCTTCATGACAGTGGTCTGCAGTAAGAAACATTTTCAGCCtcttgaaagaaagaaagaagaataaatTGGATTATACTGTCAAGCAAATATTTAGTTTGCCCAAAATTAATTAAGGGCAAAGTTGCCTACTCGCATGGGAAGTTTACTCAGGGAGAGGATGATGAGCACATTAAAGtgcatatatataaaattaaatcatGCCACAgaggacaaaataaaaggagGAGCAAAGCCACTATGGGTAAAGTGAGAGTTGTGGAACAACCTATTATGTATGTGCAATAACATAATTTGTCTAAATACCACCTAGAATTTCATTCATTACCACCAGTGACCATGGCCCAAACATAAACTTaaacatctgaacattttcaaacctcaaagagcaaaaaaaaccacacaaaataGAACAACCCGTCATTAGGAGGAATCTTTTCGACTGTGAAGCATGACTTACCCCCTCCAGGCTCTTTAAAGCAGCATCATGTGATCAGCCAGCTTGTGAGGTTTTAAGTCAAGTCTTGTGTGAGGGGAAGGCTCACCAGTGTGATATACTGGGTTTATACTGCTGTGCCTTGACAGATAAAgtcacacatatacacacaggcGCATACAAAATACCCCTCAGCGGATTTTGTCTGAACCTGCTCCACACAACAAACCAGCCACACATCCACTCTTTTAAAACCAGGCCTCTCTTAGTCTGTGGTGTCGCGTTAAGATGCATGCAAAGTCGCAAGTCCTAGTctggacctcctcctcctccttcttcttcttcttcatgcttCCTGTCCATTTTGGAGAAATCCTGATCAGGCTTCCGTCTCTTTCCGTCCCGTTCGCCTGTCAGCAGTtgtggctggaggaggaggaggaggggggtgaaagGGGGAGAGGTTATAGGAGAATGAGAAGGAGAAAGCAGCTGAGCGGCaacaaggaggaagagagaggtaCGCTGCCATTTGCAGATGACTCAAGAGCTCGGAGACACCTGAGAGGCCCGGGTCCACGCCCACAGCCCCGAAGGCATGCGagcagacatacatacatacagcacAGTACAGGTTTGGTGAGGGGAGTGGCTCAGCTCCATTCCTGCAGATGACACAAGGAACAATGTGGCAAAACCAGAAGGAGGCCAGACTCAACGTGCACACATGCTGAGTGGATGTGGACAGACGTGTCTGATTTAACACTAGTGACACAGACAGGCCTGTGTCTCCACAGTGCAGCCGTGGAGACCTGGTTAGTTCACACAGTAGCCCCTGGTCAACACAAGGTTAACCtaaaacaacaagacaagatAAGACAATATGAAAAAGATAATAGTTATAATACTTAACAGTTTAAGCCTTTAGCATATGCACAACCAACATTACTCGCACGATTAGCGTCGGTTACAAAACCCATTATTAGCGTCGTTAGCAGCGACACATAGCAATATGTTTAGCTAAACTAGCTTAgcattttacaaacaaattaTTAGTATTAGCACTTCTGTTGACGTTGTGGCCTGAGGCTATGGTTGTTAGCCTCAACGTACTAACTAGCACCGTCGCTGATTATAGAAGCCATTAGTATGACGTTACGTCGTAGCTCATTACATATTAAGCATCATTAGCCTTAGTATTATTGTAATTGAACTGTTGACAGGGACATGTTAGCATGGTTAGCATTCAGttgatattaaaattaaaacagtaGCGTTACCCATCACTTATGTGAGCGTCCGTGTTAGTGGTTGCAGTAGCTGACTCAGTAGTAGTGTGCTAGTAGTAACATTAGTACTAACTTAAtagtgctgctgtgtttttttcagtttgttattTAAACACTAATATCACCGCGGTCATTAAACGTGAACAGTGTCTGGGTGACGCCTGCTGTGCTATGACGAGGCCCCCGCTACTGCGGCGACTCCCCTCCACACCGCCGGGGGGCGCTGTGGGCCTGAGCGGTGTCGGcaaaaacaggggaaaaaaactctccTCTCCGTCACTCTCCTGCGCCTGACCCTGCTTTGTTTGTTCCGcacacggcagcagcagcagggctggacacacacacacccaccccttagagtgtgtgtgtgtgtgtgtgtgtgtgtgtgtgtgtgtgttttttaaatgctccaGATACTTTCAACCGTGTACGATCGCGCCCAGTCACCCCCAGCCGCAGCCGCTCGGTCTGCCATGGCCCAGTCGGGGGACCTGAAGACCTTCCTGGAGTCGTCTCTCAACGAGATCTTCAGAGCCACCGTGAGCGACATCCTGGACTCGGTGGACCGGACCCTGTCCGAGTACCAGGGCACGATACACAGGATGGAGGCGGAGAACGAGGGCCTGaagcggctgctgctgctcgcgcAGAAGGGCAGGGAGACTGCAGGCAGGGGTACGGTCGGTGAAATACCGGAGGGAGCAGCGTCATGCAGCCACTAACCTTTTGTCCGAGCTCGTCCTGCAGACTCAGCCGACTGGGCTGCTGCAATTCCCCCCATCCAGACATAAACACAGGGCTGCAGAACCACAGTAAACAGACAgcgagcagatgtaaacaacGCTGCACGCTCTCAAAACGGGGCTATGACAAACAAATTAGTGAGTCGATTAGTCAATTGATTGGTTGATCAACTGGCAaccattttatttgacattcaATTAATCGGATCAGTTGCCAATAACAGATCCAGCTTCTGGaatattttatgctttttttttttaagtttgcagATGTTGATCAGATAAAACAAGCATTTTGAATATAGGCATGGTCTGTGAGGAATTGTAACCTTGAATCAAGTGAGAGATGTTGGAACTTAATAGCTGCAAGTCAGAGAAAAAAGCAATATACGatatacaattaaaaatgtaatacaatTGCTACTACtacgaataataataattagaatatGTGgagacaaaaatgtttaaaaggaCAGTGAGTGTTTGGTTTATGTTTGTCAGGTGATCCGAATCATTACTTAAAATTACTACCTATGTTGTTCTGTATCTGCTGGATGTATAAATAATCAGAAATAATTTGATATGTCAGTGTTTTCAGCTCGCTTGCTCGACCCAGTAGCCAaaaacaatcagtgactgtatctAAAATGATCCTACATTCAAGTCACTTGTTGATTTTCACAATGTCATTCAGTGACTGTTTGAaaagtattgtttttaattacaaTTGAAGACATGAATGACTCAAAGTCACCGTCTAGAATATTTTGTTCATCATTTTGacctttcattttttacagATATACTACTTGAACAAGACGCCACCGAAAATGCCTCCGAATGGAACAGTCGTCCGATCAGCTCCACCCAGTTCAAGATGTCCATATGCAGCAGTGacaagaagagctgcaggaggaagcATAAAGACAAGATGAGGGAGAGCATATCCTTGCCCTCCTGTTTTCTTCAGACAAATCACATAGTAGAACAACCATGTGTCAACACGACGGAGGTAAGTATGTCCACAGAAAATGACTTGATGTGCGTGAAAACCGAGCCTGGCCTGGAGGAAAACTGTGCTATTGACCTCTCCCAGCCGCCAACGCTTCTCAATCTGACGACGATGCCAGTGAAAAATGAGAGCATGGAGGTCAGTTGTGACAGTCAAAATGCGTATGCACCTCTGCTGCCACCTTCAGGCACCGAACAACAGTCCAAGGGCAGTGACTGTGACTTTAAAGTCACCATTGTTTCTGACAGCTACATGCAGGATGGACACTTCAttaagacagaggaggaggaggtggaggaggagcagaaagtgGTGTTGCAGAATAGCAATGATGACTCTTTCTACAAGCAAGAGTTGAAGCATGTCTTGCAAAATTCCCCCGAATCACTTGGAGATCCTGAGGGAGAGAGCAGCCAGGTTCTAGAGCCAGAAGGTGAGACGCA from Scophthalmus maximus strain ysfricsl-2021 chromosome 20, ASM2237912v1, whole genome shotgun sequence encodes:
- the LOC118284788 gene encoding PH and SEC7 domain-containing protein 4, which translates into the protein MEEEILCSSLLHSTDSVLQQPEQDSWTCIDHQYINGEQEAFVLDETEVEINPEHGTDDLNLSPDTGRETPEEAEQWEQIIWPVRPMTCASATLSFATVQWDMPGPFAEKPSLVTDRSLANELYSGGVTSLDAAPPALRQPEDDGSELVMKEEREEPDGFDSQLPNSNVEGIGNGYEPCDAADVPEPTTQEEEGSTHELPDSIHEIALGTESEQDDGHSDVTSAPVETVYLIDTIDESESSEDEAELEEEQEGPGVLLTGQGHSEERQNSANSGETEEVHEEGGEEEEEEQSVTDAFYAEDSEEAKTLSCLSDVEVSAEPLQTDDTGPTLNQDKLIDLLRSELVEESWDSATEEILEPSHEDPTVWTEEPEMCEDVDHDVEPEQPEAVDDDDEEATIQEAENAEGVEKLQEEEKSCLEQQDCGQTTSPQPERPECEQLETSWKQDPEPIQEHSDLLGRSQHLEESPEIELTKQSAQPENAEQTVEESTPSEQTVCVEAEDPEVAGPTEPRLSEQLVQSESSDESEVREQLSAETELTQQTAEAEFEQVAAVDETSHQDEEPRGSEDGNVHTVMATGEQRQRPETAVPHLNGGEVDREMASRLAEQLFKLDGIQRVDVVKHLDKDNDFSHAVGEEYLKLFDFTGQTLDQALRSFLRVVVLIGESQERERVLQHFAYRFHQCNPDAFSSSGATLALTCALMLLNTDLHGQHAGKSMSSSKFVSNLDGMSEGENFSKDLLKSLYNSIKSEPLEWAIDEEELKSSVLPEEDSGDTAPLHLKANPFQDVPHDKKAPVVKEGFLQRKLHADIDGKRTPWGKRGWKTFYGVLRGMVLYLQKDDYRRDQPTYEEVVSVHHSVAEQAADYTKKPHVFRLQTADWRVFLFQASSKVEMNSWISRLNLVSALHSSPPFPAAVGSQRKFFRPILPASHSAHTLERQLQSHTGMLESFKADLSYLQQNPPEGRKARAKELEEHRVRAEYLQHEICRFETYIQVLEGWKKVEKTGNGVSSAAELSLFDKKAVCANSVREEAEDDGGLKKSHSSPSLELEIAPPTVIKVRRNISERRTYRRTIVPRWNKDA